Proteins encoded by one window of Glycine soja cultivar W05 chromosome 15, ASM419377v2, whole genome shotgun sequence:
- the LOC114386968 gene encoding putative GATA transcription factor 22 encodes MIPTYRYSVSSPMPIDLNEDHTHHLFSTNHQASCSSSSLSYSILFNPDQDQGGSCSDWKSKHLQSDEEAQKIVPSSGLSEKDENKSDLKLRVWKKEDKCENFQGEDNSTKWMPLKMRMMRRLMVSDQTGSDDTEGMISNSQKIKYEEKNSPLSPLGTDDSNYNSSSNHSNITVRVCSDCHTTKTPLWRSGPKGPKSLCNACGIRQRKVRRAIAAAATASGTNPVEAEKSQVKKGNTLHSKGMKSKTEGAQQMKKNRKLGARYRKRFGAFEDLTVRLSKNFALQQVFPQDEKEAAILLMALSYGLLHGFPTDRYIT; translated from the exons ATGATACCAACTTATCGTTACTCAGTGTCTTCACCTATGCCTATAGATCTTAATGAAGATCACACCCACCACCTCTTCAGTACAAATCATCAAGCCTCTTGTTCATCTTCTTCGCTATCTTATTCTATTCTCTTCAACCCGGATCAAGATCAGGGAGGATCTTGTAGCGACTGGAAATCCAAGCATTTgcaaagtgatgaagag GCCCAGAAGATTGTTCCTTCTAGTGGATTATCCGAAAAGGatgaaaacaaaagtgatcTCAAGCTGAGGGTTTGGAAGAAAGAAGATAAGTGTGAAAATTTTCAAGGTGAAGATAATTCAACCAAGTGGATGCCTTTAAAGATGAGAATGATGCGGAGGCTGATGGTGTCAGATCAAACGGGTTCTGATGATACAGAAGGCATGATCTCTAACTCTCAGAAGATCAAGTATGAAGAGAAAAACTCACCACTGTCCCCTCTAGGAACTGATGATAGTAACTACAATTCttcttcaaaccacagcaataTCACTGTTAGGGTTTGTTCTGATTGCCACACCACTAAGACCCCTCTCTGGAGAAGTGGACCAAAAGGTCCAAAG TCACTTTGCAATGCTTGTGGAATTCGACAAAGGAAGGTACGACGTGCCATTGCCGCCGCTGCAACGGCAAGCGGAACAAATCCGGTGGAGGCTGAGAAATCTCAAGTGAAGAAGGGAAACACGTTGCATAGCAAAGGGATGAAGTCCAAAACTGAGGGTGCACAACAGATGAAAAAGAATCGTAAACTCGGAGCCAGGTATAGAAAGAGGTTTGGTGCTTTTGAGGATTTGACAGTGAGATTGAGTAAGAACTTCGCTCTCCAGCAAGTTTTCCCTCAGGATGAGAAGGaggctgcaatcttgctcatgGCTTTATCTTATGGCCTTCTTCATGGCTTTCCCACGGATCGTTATATCACTTAG
- the LOC114388620 gene encoding uncharacterized protein LOC114388620 isoform X5: MPGSIMVSVLEFIDLPLSSSTSIRASLGKIEYQVNDKGNLSFPLTSLRDDLIFKIQDAEGNEISRTGVQIKLILEKGVLEDNFPLGGGHLRLKLQFILSDEERDRIRSLRQSALKKKHELLSSGRRAEESDSRTMIGDAALPFRRNDEVSESPKKQPQQEAQLQDPAGSGDGKESDTRNVVGAQLDQKKQLIKPNQYRESSSTIPVSQAVTLTRSPQKEKKEALTSNLIQPNLEQGGIQYSEKRTSLGRIPSNVKKMISAFEGGLAQQDKRPQIKPPPTKQQESSIERRDSSKTQLLEQDKSKNTEPADLHERVKRASLNEANAGTGTEEGEYEKIRETKESKPKTSDNNGDENSGGPFNQVVKVAIIIGFGLLVLLTRQRKRSNGEGQKDVFNFLNLPE; this comes from the exons ATGCCAGGATCCATCATGGTTTCAG TACTGGAATTCATCGATCTTCCATTATCTTCATCAACATCCATAAGGG CTTCCTTGGGGAAAATAGAGTACCAAGTGAATGACAAGGGAAACTTATCCTT CCCCTTAACTAGCCTCCGTGATGATTTGATCTTCAAAATTCAGGATGCTGAGGGGAATGAAATATCACGTACAG GTGTTCAAATAAAGTTGATATTGGAGAAAGGTGTTTTGGAAGACAACTTTCCCCTTGGGGGTGGCCATCTGCGTTTGAAGTTGCAATTCATCCTTAGCGATGAAGAGCGCGACAGAATTCGTTCATTG AGACAATCtgcattaaagaaaaaacatgagCTTCTTAGTAGCGGTAGAAGAGCTGAAGAAAGTGATAGTAGAACCATGATTGGCGATGCTGCATTACCCTTCCGCAGAAATGATGAGGTCTCAG AATCACCAAAGAAACAACCTCAACAAGAAGCCCAATTGCAAGATCCTGCTGGTTCTGGCGATGGCAAAGAATCTGATACTAGAAATGTAGTTGGGGCTCAGCTTGACCAGAAAAAACAGCTAATTAAACCCA ATCAATATAGGGAGTCCTCATCCACAATACCTGTGTCACAAGCAGTTACTCTCACTCGATCACCACAGAAGG AAAAAAAGGAAGCCCTGACAAGTAATCTGATACAACCTAATCTAGAGCAAGGTGGTATACAGTATTCTGAGAAGAGGACCTCACTGGGGAGAATTCCCAGTAAtgtgaagaaaatgataagtgCCTTTGAAGGTGGATTGGCTCAG CAGGATAAGAGACCTCAGATTAAACCACCTCCAACAAAACAACAAGAAAGTTCAATTGAAAGAAGAGATTCTTCCAAGACTCAGCTTTTGGAGCAAGATAAGTCAAAGAACACAGAACCAGCAGACTTGCATGAAAGGGTGAAAAGAGCCTCCCTG AATGAAGCAAATGCTGGAACTGGAACTGAGGAGGGCGAGTATGAAAAGATACGGGAAACTAAAGAATCAAAGCCCAAGACTTCTGATAATAATGGAGATGAAAATTCTGGAGGACCATTTAATCAG GTAGTAAAAGTTGCAATCATTATAGGATTTGGATTACTTGTTCTCCTAAccagacaaagaaaaagaag TAATGGCGAGGGGCAAAAGGATGTATTTAACTTTCTGAATTTACCAGAATGA
- the LOC114388620 gene encoding uncharacterized protein LOC114388620 isoform X2, which produces MPGSIMVSVLEFIDLPLSSSTSIRASLGKIEYQVNDKGNLSFPLTSLRDDLIFKIQDAEGNEISRTGVQIKLILEKGVLEDNFPLGGGHLRLKLQFILSDEERDRIRSLRQSALKKKHELLSSGRRAEESDSRTMIGDAALPFRRNDEVSESPKKQPQQEAQLQDPAGSGDGKESDTRNVVGAQLDQKKQLIKPNQYRESSSTIPVSQAVTLTRSPQKGKEPFYQSPNLNRSSSEKHPQRDIGSEEIAILFGSEKKEALTSNLIQPNLEQGGIQYSEKRTSLGRIPSNVKKMISAFEGGLAQDKRPQIKPPPTKQQESSIERRDSSKTQLLEQDKSKNTEPADLHERVKRASLNEANAGTGTEEGEYEKIRETKESKPKTSDNNGDENSGGPFNQVVKVAIIIGFGLLVLLTRQRKRSNGEGQKDVFNFLNLPE; this is translated from the exons ATGCCAGGATCCATCATGGTTTCAG TACTGGAATTCATCGATCTTCCATTATCTTCATCAACATCCATAAGGG CTTCCTTGGGGAAAATAGAGTACCAAGTGAATGACAAGGGAAACTTATCCTT CCCCTTAACTAGCCTCCGTGATGATTTGATCTTCAAAATTCAGGATGCTGAGGGGAATGAAATATCACGTACAG GTGTTCAAATAAAGTTGATATTGGAGAAAGGTGTTTTGGAAGACAACTTTCCCCTTGGGGGTGGCCATCTGCGTTTGAAGTTGCAATTCATCCTTAGCGATGAAGAGCGCGACAGAATTCGTTCATTG AGACAATCtgcattaaagaaaaaacatgagCTTCTTAGTAGCGGTAGAAGAGCTGAAGAAAGTGATAGTAGAACCATGATTGGCGATGCTGCATTACCCTTCCGCAGAAATGATGAGGTCTCAG AATCACCAAAGAAACAACCTCAACAAGAAGCCCAATTGCAAGATCCTGCTGGTTCTGGCGATGGCAAAGAATCTGATACTAGAAATGTAGTTGGGGCTCAGCTTGACCAGAAAAAACAGCTAATTAAACCCA ATCAATATAGGGAGTCCTCATCCACAATACCTGTGTCACAAGCAGTTACTCTCACTCGATCACCACAGAAGGGTAAGGAGCCTTTCTATCAGTCACCAAATCTCAATCGATCGTCATCTGAGAAACATCCTCAGAGGGATATTGGTTCAGAAGAAATTGCAATTTTGTTTGGCTCAGAAAAAAAGGAAGCCCTGACAAGTAATCTGATACAACCTAATCTAGAGCAAGGTGGTATACAGTATTCTGAGAAGAGGACCTCACTGGGGAGAATTCCCAGTAAtgtgaagaaaatgataagtgCCTTTGAAGGTGGATTGGCTCAG GATAAGAGACCTCAGATTAAACCACCTCCAACAAAACAACAAGAAAGTTCAATTGAAAGAAGAGATTCTTCCAAGACTCAGCTTTTGGAGCAAGATAAGTCAAAGAACACAGAACCAGCAGACTTGCATGAAAGGGTGAAAAGAGCCTCCCTG AATGAAGCAAATGCTGGAACTGGAACTGAGGAGGGCGAGTATGAAAAGATACGGGAAACTAAAGAATCAAAGCCCAAGACTTCTGATAATAATGGAGATGAAAATTCTGGAGGACCATTTAATCAG GTAGTAAAAGTTGCAATCATTATAGGATTTGGATTACTTGTTCTCCTAAccagacaaagaaaaagaag TAATGGCGAGGGGCAAAAGGATGTATTTAACTTTCTGAATTTACCAGAATGA
- the LOC114388620 gene encoding uncharacterized protein LOC114388620 isoform X4: protein MHAASLGKIEYQVNDKGNLSFPLTSLRDDLIFKIQDAEGNEISRTGVQIKLILEKGVLEDNFPLGGGHLRLKLQFILSDEERDRIRSLRQSALKKKHELLSSGRRAEESDSRTMIGDAALPFRRNDEVSESPKKQPQQEAQLQDPAGSGDGKESDTRNVVGAQLDQKKQLIKPNQYRESSSTIPVSQAVTLTRSPQKGKEPFYQSPNLNRSSSEKHPQRDIGSEEIAILFGSEKKEALTSNLIQPNLEQGGIQYSEKRTSLGRIPSNVKKMISAFEGGLAQQDKRPQIKPPPTKQQESSIERRDSSKTQLLEQDKSKNTEPADLHERVKRASLNEANAGTGTEEGEYEKIRETKESKPKTSDNNGDENSGGPFNQVVKVAIIIGFGLLVLLTRQRKRSNGEGQKDVFNFLNLPE from the exons ATGCATGCAGCTTCCTTGGGGAAAATAGAGTACCAAGTGAATGACAAGGGAAACTTATCCTT CCCCTTAACTAGCCTCCGTGATGATTTGATCTTCAAAATTCAGGATGCTGAGGGGAATGAAATATCACGTACAG GTGTTCAAATAAAGTTGATATTGGAGAAAGGTGTTTTGGAAGACAACTTTCCCCTTGGGGGTGGCCATCTGCGTTTGAAGTTGCAATTCATCCTTAGCGATGAAGAGCGCGACAGAATTCGTTCATTG AGACAATCtgcattaaagaaaaaacatgagCTTCTTAGTAGCGGTAGAAGAGCTGAAGAAAGTGATAGTAGAACCATGATTGGCGATGCTGCATTACCCTTCCGCAGAAATGATGAGGTCTCAG AATCACCAAAGAAACAACCTCAACAAGAAGCCCAATTGCAAGATCCTGCTGGTTCTGGCGATGGCAAAGAATCTGATACTAGAAATGTAGTTGGGGCTCAGCTTGACCAGAAAAAACAGCTAATTAAACCCA ATCAATATAGGGAGTCCTCATCCACAATACCTGTGTCACAAGCAGTTACTCTCACTCGATCACCACAGAAGGGTAAGGAGCCTTTCTATCAGTCACCAAATCTCAATCGATCGTCATCTGAGAAACATCCTCAGAGGGATATTGGTTCAGAAGAAATTGCAATTTTGTTTGGCTCAGAAAAAAAGGAAGCCCTGACAAGTAATCTGATACAACCTAATCTAGAGCAAGGTGGTATACAGTATTCTGAGAAGAGGACCTCACTGGGGAGAATTCCCAGTAAtgtgaagaaaatgataagtgCCTTTGAAGGTGGATTGGCTCAG CAGGATAAGAGACCTCAGATTAAACCACCTCCAACAAAACAACAAGAAAGTTCAATTGAAAGAAGAGATTCTTCCAAGACTCAGCTTTTGGAGCAAGATAAGTCAAAGAACACAGAACCAGCAGACTTGCATGAAAGGGTGAAAAGAGCCTCCCTG AATGAAGCAAATGCTGGAACTGGAACTGAGGAGGGCGAGTATGAAAAGATACGGGAAACTAAAGAATCAAAGCCCAAGACTTCTGATAATAATGGAGATGAAAATTCTGGAGGACCATTTAATCAG GTAGTAAAAGTTGCAATCATTATAGGATTTGGATTACTTGTTCTCCTAAccagacaaagaaaaagaag TAATGGCGAGGGGCAAAAGGATGTATTTAACTTTCTGAATTTACCAGAATGA
- the LOC114388620 gene encoding uncharacterized protein LOC114388620 isoform X1 — MPGSIMVSVLEFIDLPLSSSTSIRASLGKIEYQVNDKGNLSFPLTSLRDDLIFKIQDAEGNEISRTGVQIKLILEKGVLEDNFPLGGGHLRLKLQFILSDEERDRIRSLRQSALKKKHELLSSGRRAEESDSRTMIGDAALPFRRNDEVSESPKKQPQQEAQLQDPAGSGDGKESDTRNVVGAQLDQKKQLIKPNQYRESSSTIPVSQAVTLTRSPQKGKEPFYQSPNLNRSSSEKHPQRDIGSEEIAILFGSEKKEALTSNLIQPNLEQGGIQYSEKRTSLGRIPSNVKKMISAFEGGLAQQDKRPQIKPPPTKQQESSIERRDSSKTQLLEQDKSKNTEPADLHERVKRASLNEANAGTGTEEGEYEKIRETKESKPKTSDNNGDENSGGPFNQVVKVAIIIGFGLLVLLTRQRKRSNGEGQKDVFNFLNLPE; from the exons ATGCCAGGATCCATCATGGTTTCAG TACTGGAATTCATCGATCTTCCATTATCTTCATCAACATCCATAAGGG CTTCCTTGGGGAAAATAGAGTACCAAGTGAATGACAAGGGAAACTTATCCTT CCCCTTAACTAGCCTCCGTGATGATTTGATCTTCAAAATTCAGGATGCTGAGGGGAATGAAATATCACGTACAG GTGTTCAAATAAAGTTGATATTGGAGAAAGGTGTTTTGGAAGACAACTTTCCCCTTGGGGGTGGCCATCTGCGTTTGAAGTTGCAATTCATCCTTAGCGATGAAGAGCGCGACAGAATTCGTTCATTG AGACAATCtgcattaaagaaaaaacatgagCTTCTTAGTAGCGGTAGAAGAGCTGAAGAAAGTGATAGTAGAACCATGATTGGCGATGCTGCATTACCCTTCCGCAGAAATGATGAGGTCTCAG AATCACCAAAGAAACAACCTCAACAAGAAGCCCAATTGCAAGATCCTGCTGGTTCTGGCGATGGCAAAGAATCTGATACTAGAAATGTAGTTGGGGCTCAGCTTGACCAGAAAAAACAGCTAATTAAACCCA ATCAATATAGGGAGTCCTCATCCACAATACCTGTGTCACAAGCAGTTACTCTCACTCGATCACCACAGAAGGGTAAGGAGCCTTTCTATCAGTCACCAAATCTCAATCGATCGTCATCTGAGAAACATCCTCAGAGGGATATTGGTTCAGAAGAAATTGCAATTTTGTTTGGCTCAGAAAAAAAGGAAGCCCTGACAAGTAATCTGATACAACCTAATCTAGAGCAAGGTGGTATACAGTATTCTGAGAAGAGGACCTCACTGGGGAGAATTCCCAGTAAtgtgaagaaaatgataagtgCCTTTGAAGGTGGATTGGCTCAG CAGGATAAGAGACCTCAGATTAAACCACCTCCAACAAAACAACAAGAAAGTTCAATTGAAAGAAGAGATTCTTCCAAGACTCAGCTTTTGGAGCAAGATAAGTCAAAGAACACAGAACCAGCAGACTTGCATGAAAGGGTGAAAAGAGCCTCCCTG AATGAAGCAAATGCTGGAACTGGAACTGAGGAGGGCGAGTATGAAAAGATACGGGAAACTAAAGAATCAAAGCCCAAGACTTCTGATAATAATGGAGATGAAAATTCTGGAGGACCATTTAATCAG GTAGTAAAAGTTGCAATCATTATAGGATTTGGATTACTTGTTCTCCTAAccagacaaagaaaaagaag TAATGGCGAGGGGCAAAAGGATGTATTTAACTTTCTGAATTTACCAGAATGA
- the LOC114388620 gene encoding uncharacterized protein LOC114388620 isoform X3 has product MPGSIMVSVLEFIDLPLSSSTSIRASLGKIEYQVNDKGNLSFPLTSLRDDLIFKIQDAEGNEISRTGVQIKLILEKGVLEDNFPLGGGHLRLKLQFILSDEERDRIRSLRQSALKKKHELLSSGRRAEESDSRTMIGDAALPFRRNDEVSESPKKQPQQEAQLQDPAGSGDGKESDTRNVVGAQLDQKKQLIKPNQYRESSSTIPVSQAVTLTRSPQKGKEPFYQSPNLNRSSSEKHPQRDIGSEEIAILFGSEKKEALTSNLIQPNLEQGGIQYSEKRTSLGRIPSNVKKMISAFEGGLAQQDKRPQIKPPPTKQQESSIERRDSSKTQLLEQDKSKNTEPADLHERVKRASLNEANAGTGTEEGEYEKIRETKESKPKTSDNNGDENSGGPFNQVVKVAIIIGFGLLVLLTRQRKRRMKKTA; this is encoded by the exons ATGCCAGGATCCATCATGGTTTCAG TACTGGAATTCATCGATCTTCCATTATCTTCATCAACATCCATAAGGG CTTCCTTGGGGAAAATAGAGTACCAAGTGAATGACAAGGGAAACTTATCCTT CCCCTTAACTAGCCTCCGTGATGATTTGATCTTCAAAATTCAGGATGCTGAGGGGAATGAAATATCACGTACAG GTGTTCAAATAAAGTTGATATTGGAGAAAGGTGTTTTGGAAGACAACTTTCCCCTTGGGGGTGGCCATCTGCGTTTGAAGTTGCAATTCATCCTTAGCGATGAAGAGCGCGACAGAATTCGTTCATTG AGACAATCtgcattaaagaaaaaacatgagCTTCTTAGTAGCGGTAGAAGAGCTGAAGAAAGTGATAGTAGAACCATGATTGGCGATGCTGCATTACCCTTCCGCAGAAATGATGAGGTCTCAG AATCACCAAAGAAACAACCTCAACAAGAAGCCCAATTGCAAGATCCTGCTGGTTCTGGCGATGGCAAAGAATCTGATACTAGAAATGTAGTTGGGGCTCAGCTTGACCAGAAAAAACAGCTAATTAAACCCA ATCAATATAGGGAGTCCTCATCCACAATACCTGTGTCACAAGCAGTTACTCTCACTCGATCACCACAGAAGGGTAAGGAGCCTTTCTATCAGTCACCAAATCTCAATCGATCGTCATCTGAGAAACATCCTCAGAGGGATATTGGTTCAGAAGAAATTGCAATTTTGTTTGGCTCAGAAAAAAAGGAAGCCCTGACAAGTAATCTGATACAACCTAATCTAGAGCAAGGTGGTATACAGTATTCTGAGAAGAGGACCTCACTGGGGAGAATTCCCAGTAAtgtgaagaaaatgataagtgCCTTTGAAGGTGGATTGGCTCAG CAGGATAAGAGACCTCAGATTAAACCACCTCCAACAAAACAACAAGAAAGTTCAATTGAAAGAAGAGATTCTTCCAAGACTCAGCTTTTGGAGCAAGATAAGTCAAAGAACACAGAACCAGCAGACTTGCATGAAAGGGTGAAAAGAGCCTCCCTG AATGAAGCAAATGCTGGAACTGGAACTGAGGAGGGCGAGTATGAAAAGATACGGGAAACTAAAGAATCAAAGCCCAAGACTTCTGATAATAATGGAGATGAAAATTCTGGAGGACCATTTAATCAG GTAGTAAAAGTTGCAATCATTATAGGATTTGGATTACTTGTTCTCCTAAccagacaaagaaaaagaag AATGAAGAAGACTGCCTGA